A stretch of Azospirillum brasilense DNA encodes these proteins:
- a CDS encoding glycosyltransferase family 4 protein: protein MSLPRVLVVAHNHPSLHPGGTEIFAHELFGSLKAKGAEALFLACTNGVHRDRKPGTNLQTLGRSADEVVLWAGHFDHFFQSQIDLHGIVPDLSNLLRAFQPDIVHIHHTLLLGVEMLFLIRRVCPRARIVYTLHDYYPICANDGQMVTTSGHALCRMASPDACHRCFPDRPADQFVLREKHIKAMFGLVDHFLAPSAFLRDRYIAWGIDPDSISVMENGRPAVRPAPHRPLPAGAPRNAFAYFGNLNPFKGITVALDAAARLEKQGQDLTLAVHGGAPFQTDAFKDKVEQGFKGARGTAVRHGPYRREEMPELMAAADWVVMPSIWWENAPLVIREAFQHRRPVICSGIGGMAESVTDGVDGLHFRAGDAADLARVMTRAMTEPGLWDRLVSNMPAVPTTGESAEKHVILYDDIMNGPGGSHAQGSIAGSIAV from the coding sequence ATGAGCCTGCCCCGCGTCCTCGTCGTCGCCCACAATCATCCCAGCCTGCATCCCGGCGGCACGGAAATCTTCGCGCACGAGCTGTTCGGCAGCCTGAAGGCCAAGGGGGCCGAGGCCCTGTTCCTCGCCTGCACCAACGGCGTCCACCGCGACCGCAAGCCCGGCACCAACCTCCAGACTCTGGGCCGCAGCGCCGACGAGGTGGTGCTGTGGGCCGGGCATTTCGATCATTTCTTCCAGAGCCAGATCGACCTGCACGGCATCGTGCCCGACCTGTCGAACCTGCTGCGCGCCTTCCAGCCGGACATCGTGCACATCCACCACACGCTGCTGCTGGGCGTGGAGATGCTGTTCCTGATCCGCCGCGTCTGCCCGCGGGCGCGGATCGTCTACACGCTGCACGACTACTACCCGATCTGCGCCAACGACGGGCAGATGGTGACGACCAGCGGGCATGCACTGTGCCGCATGGCCTCGCCCGACGCCTGCCACCGCTGCTTCCCCGACCGGCCGGCCGACCAGTTCGTGCTGCGCGAGAAGCACATCAAGGCGATGTTCGGGCTGGTCGACCATTTCCTGGCGCCCAGCGCCTTCCTGCGCGACCGCTACATCGCCTGGGGCATCGACCCGGACAGCATCTCCGTCATGGAGAACGGGCGCCCGGCGGTCCGTCCGGCGCCGCACCGGCCGCTACCCGCGGGCGCGCCGCGCAACGCCTTCGCCTATTTCGGCAACCTGAACCCCTTCAAGGGGATCACCGTCGCGCTGGACGCCGCCGCCCGGCTGGAGAAGCAGGGGCAGGACCTGACGCTGGCCGTCCATGGCGGCGCGCCCTTCCAGACCGACGCCTTCAAGGACAAGGTCGAGCAGGGCTTCAAGGGCGCCCGCGGCACCGCCGTCCGCCACGGCCCCTACCGGCGCGAGGAGATGCCCGAGCTGATGGCCGCCGCCGACTGGGTGGTGATGCCGTCGATCTGGTGGGAGAACGCCCCGCTGGTCATCCGCGAAGCCTTCCAGCACCGCCGCCCGGTCATCTGCAGCGGCATCGGCGGCATGGCGGAATCGGTGACCGACGGGGTGGACGGGCTGCATTTCCGGGCGGGGGACGCCGCGGATCTGGCGCGCGTGATGACGCGCGCGATGACCGAGCCGGGGCTTTGGGACCGGCTCGTCTCCAACATGCCGGCGGTCCCGACAACCGGGGAGTCCGCCGAAAAACACGTCATTCTCTATGACGACATAATGAATGGTCCGGGGGGATCGCATGCGCAGGGCTCGATTGCGGGGAGCATCGCGGTATGA
- a CDS encoding glycosyltransferase family 2 protein: MTVLAVLPASASIASAQLHALGDDFVLASWESDGPEPSGRVVPTLDGEEVRPPYTTLSVRTSWGGQRVLSILRAPRISGAPVRFVAQSRVVAEVLAEPQVPDPDPAFLLGSLDAPSRLRVVRFLFDFARSTPSLRSDAGFAAVCRRMVLELSPTPSPLVARALATDELLLCGGSLSSGFGEVTGAVIITAGAVGPSPFDVCVGSALDRRGRAAMSLLVDKALCAPGNLLVVLGRNGLACRAFSAVAPNLPSLTERLSTRRDTPLELRQYILNALAQRGRSDATAAAAVRELQVLAPLPKRQVADAKRSIGAALDLAVPTGDGGLFLAGWVHDPHGLSGGLTVHTPFGGERRLEILEHRFPREDVAKLFGTAPSTDRSGFVAYLPGAPEPAAALQVHAELRLGSGGSIRLVPPLRPLSPADARAAVLGSLPPQHATPLVLETVIAPAVAPLHAAHMASRGEPETVNFGRVPETPAVSVIIPLYKALEFLRFQLSSFATDPGMAGAELIFVLDSPEQRDELVHMLHGFHALYGLPMRVLVQPANYGYSAANNAGVAASTGRTLLFLNSDVIPDQPGWLPALLAALERAPGTGAVGPKLLFDDDSLQHAGLYFDRDVRGRWYNHHFFKGLPRDFLPARRERSVPGVTGACLMMTRETFDAVGGFCEDYIIGDYEDSDLCLRIRKAGLDIRYVPSVDLYHLERRSISRHQGYTRGVASEYNGWLHARRWAAMMEELAARDWSALPPPPALEDSLMRPLSAGAPTDTALPVAVPGKSRLFGRTNRNRS; the protein is encoded by the coding sequence ATGACCGTGCTCGCCGTCCTGCCGGCCTCCGCCTCCATCGCGTCCGCCCAGCTCCATGCGCTCGGCGACGACTTCGTGCTCGCCTCGTGGGAGAGCGACGGACCGGAGCCCTCCGGCCGGGTCGTTCCCACCCTCGACGGCGAGGAGGTCCGGCCGCCCTACACCACCTTGTCCGTCCGGACGAGTTGGGGTGGGCAGCGGGTGCTGTCGATCCTGCGGGCGCCCCGGATCTCCGGTGCGCCCGTCCGTTTCGTAGCCCAGAGCCGCGTCGTCGCGGAGGTCCTGGCCGAACCGCAGGTTCCTGACCCCGACCCCGCCTTCCTGCTGGGCAGCCTCGACGCGCCCTCGCGGCTGCGCGTTGTACGTTTCCTCTTCGATTTCGCGCGCTCCACCCCGTCGTTGCGCAGCGACGCCGGCTTCGCCGCGGTCTGCCGCCGCATGGTGCTGGAGCTGTCGCCCACCCCCTCCCCCCTCGTCGCCCGCGCCCTGGCGACCGACGAGCTTCTGCTCTGCGGCGGTTCGCTGTCGTCGGGCTTCGGCGAGGTGACGGGGGCGGTCATCATCACCGCGGGCGCCGTCGGCCCCTCCCCCTTCGACGTCTGCGTCGGCTCCGCTCTGGACCGGCGCGGGCGCGCCGCCATGTCGCTGCTGGTCGACAAGGCGCTGTGCGCGCCGGGCAACCTGCTGGTGGTGCTGGGCCGCAACGGGCTGGCCTGCCGCGCCTTCTCGGCCGTGGCACCCAACCTGCCGAGCCTGACCGAGCGGCTGTCGACACGCCGCGACACGCCGCTGGAGCTGCGCCAGTACATTCTGAATGCGCTCGCCCAGCGCGGGCGGTCGGACGCCACGGCGGCCGCGGCGGTGCGCGAGCTTCAGGTGCTCGCCCCGCTGCCCAAGCGGCAGGTCGCCGACGCCAAGCGCTCCATCGGCGCCGCCCTCGACCTCGCCGTTCCGACCGGCGACGGCGGGCTGTTCCTGGCCGGCTGGGTGCACGACCCGCATGGCCTGTCCGGCGGCCTCACCGTGCACACGCCCTTTGGCGGCGAGCGCCGGCTGGAGATTCTGGAGCACCGCTTCCCGCGCGAAGACGTGGCGAAGCTGTTCGGCACCGCCCCGTCCACCGACCGCAGCGGCTTCGTCGCCTACCTGCCCGGCGCGCCCGAACCCGCGGCGGCGCTCCAGGTCCATGCGGAGCTTCGCCTCGGCTCCGGCGGGTCGATCCGGCTGGTGCCGCCGCTGCGCCCGCTGTCGCCCGCCGACGCCCGCGCCGCGGTTCTGGGCAGCCTGCCGCCGCAGCACGCGACTCCGCTGGTTCTGGAAACGGTGATCGCCCCGGCCGTGGCACCGCTCCACGCCGCCCACATGGCGAGCCGCGGCGAGCCGGAGACGGTCAATTTCGGGCGCGTTCCGGAGACGCCGGCCGTCTCGGTCATCATCCCGCTCTACAAGGCGCTGGAATTCCTGCGCTTCCAGCTCTCCAGCTTCGCCACCGATCCCGGCATGGCCGGGGCGGAGCTGATCTTCGTGCTCGACAGCCCGGAGCAGCGCGACGAGCTGGTGCACATGCTGCACGGTTTCCACGCGCTCTACGGCCTGCCGATGCGGGTGCTGGTGCAGCCGGCCAATTACGGCTACTCGGCGGCCAACAACGCGGGTGTCGCCGCCTCCACCGGGCGGACGCTGCTGTTCCTCAATTCCGACGTGATCCCCGACCAGCCCGGCTGGCTGCCCGCCCTGCTCGCCGCGTTGGAGCGCGCGCCGGGGACCGGGGCGGTCGGGCCGAAGCTGCTGTTCGACGACGACAGCCTGCAGCACGCCGGCCTGTACTTCGACCGCGACGTCCGCGGGCGCTGGTACAACCATCACTTCTTCAAGGGCCTGCCGCGCGACTTCCTGCCCGCCCGGCGGGAGCGCAGCGTGCCCGGCGTGACCGGCGCCTGCCTGATGATGACCCGCGAGACCTTCGACGCCGTGGGCGGCTTCTGCGAGGACTATATCATCGGCGACTACGAGGACTCCGACCTCTGCCTGCGCATCCGCAAGGCCGGGCTGGACATCCGCTACGTCCCCTCGGTCGATCTGTACCATCTGGAGCGCCGCTCGATCAGCCGGCACCAGGGCTACACCCGCGGCGTCGCCTCCGAATACAACGGCTGGCTCCACGCCCGCCGCTGGGCCGCGATGATGGAAGAGCTGGCCGCCCGCGACTGGAGCGCGTTGCCGCCGCCGCCCGCGCTGGAGGACAGCCTGATGCGCCCCCTGTCGGCGGGCGCCCCCACGGACACCGCCCTTCCCGTTGCCGTTCCGGGCAAATCCCGCCTGTTCGGGCGCACGAACCGGAACCGGAGCTGA
- a CDS encoding glycosyltransferase family 2 protein, translated as MKEPITKADITAAILLDDDTLVLFGAIDRALPAQGAVHLDGSVEGRYAGRSWADAEGERWFLGGIRVPGLAQMRPSRVELADEKGERLVLPRLSNVRTNPSHLVSALKGFQPGALALALDFAIQLAASSKDGAESESDRIGRLLSGLAQEVSQPDGFAEVFGRFRDGSLMLQGWARSFRNGAQKILIEAEETAAYRATAGSFARPDLPPEASGVMAVLTDQTPLPTAIRRVHYRAAEGWRHLEIFEHRTILPDGVASAHVRDMLGNIQDAETRQRMTRIAASRYDGAETVSRLDIPVRTGLDMALRVPGAGLFVAGWLLDPTRQVRAVTLKGPGVAVRLDEGWSRLARRDVTEAFQHDGLFAGRMIPGQDQHGFTAFAAEPSGLPPGAEFHLELELADDRFAFLPLSCLPPAPEALRRMLSLVNLDSPSIDTLIARHVGPMLRTARARSGAAPSAGVHPMGRPVKAPRVSVILPVTDGREDVDLNIARLAIDPDFAETELLVVAAAGTHERLGGAVRQAAAFYRMAVTFVAAPDATDAFEAMAAALPHARGERVLTLSPSVLPTEKGWLAALERVSRKSGGPVMVSPTLLYEDHSIRFAGIMAVEDSDGAKTFERRFAGYPRDWLKEQDAATVDAAAPECALLPKDALVRALAAMGSYMGADHKGLDLCLRLRALGGACVWLPRVTLVALDEQPRDAHADRWRRAGAMVDRWSFEDIWSARAAA; from the coding sequence ATGAAGGAACCGATCACCAAGGCCGACATCACGGCAGCCATTCTTCTTGACGACGACACGCTCGTCCTTTTCGGCGCCATTGACCGGGCGCTGCCCGCGCAGGGCGCCGTGCATCTCGACGGGTCGGTGGAGGGCCGCTACGCCGGACGCTCCTGGGCCGACGCCGAGGGCGAGCGCTGGTTCCTCGGCGGCATCCGCGTGCCGGGGCTGGCCCAGATGCGCCCGTCGCGCGTCGAACTGGCGGACGAGAAGGGGGAACGCCTCGTCCTGCCGCGCCTGTCCAACGTCCGCACCAACCCGTCGCACCTCGTCTCGGCGCTGAAGGGCTTCCAGCCCGGCGCGCTGGCCCTGGCGCTGGATTTCGCGATCCAGCTCGCCGCCTCCTCGAAGGACGGGGCGGAGAGCGAGTCCGACCGCATCGGGCGCCTGCTCTCGGGCCTCGCCCAGGAGGTGTCGCAGCCGGACGGTTTCGCCGAGGTGTTCGGCCGCTTCCGCGACGGCAGCCTGATGCTCCAGGGTTGGGCGCGCAGCTTCCGCAACGGCGCCCAGAAGATCCTGATCGAGGCGGAGGAAACCGCCGCCTACCGCGCCACCGCCGGGTCCTTCGCCCGTCCGGACCTGCCGCCGGAGGCGTCGGGCGTGATGGCGGTGCTGACCGACCAGACCCCGCTTCCCACCGCCATCCGCCGCGTCCACTATCGCGCCGCCGAGGGTTGGCGCCATCTGGAGATCTTCGAGCACCGCACCATCCTGCCCGACGGCGTCGCCTCCGCCCATGTGCGCGACATGCTGGGCAACATCCAGGACGCCGAGACGCGCCAGCGGATGACGCGCATCGCCGCGTCGCGCTACGACGGAGCGGAAACGGTGTCGCGGCTCGACATCCCGGTGCGCACCGGCTTGGACATGGCGCTGCGCGTGCCGGGGGCCGGGCTGTTCGTCGCTGGCTGGCTGCTCGACCCGACGCGGCAGGTCCGCGCCGTCACGCTGAAGGGGCCGGGCGTCGCCGTCCGGCTCGACGAGGGCTGGTCGCGGCTGGCCCGCCGCGACGTGACGGAGGCGTTCCAGCATGACGGCCTGTTCGCCGGGCGCATGATCCCCGGCCAGGACCAGCACGGGTTCACCGCCTTCGCCGCCGAACCGTCGGGCCTGCCCCCGGGCGCCGAGTTCCATCTTGAGCTGGAACTGGCCGACGACCGCTTCGCCTTCCTGCCGCTGAGCTGCCTGCCGCCGGCTCCGGAAGCGCTGCGCCGCATGCTGTCGCTGGTCAATCTGGACAGCCCGTCCATCGACACGCTGATCGCGCGCCATGTCGGACCGATGCTGCGCACCGCCCGCGCCCGCTCCGGTGCCGCGCCCTCTGCGGGCGTGCACCCGATGGGCCGTCCGGTGAAGGCGCCGCGCGTCTCGGTGATCCTGCCGGTGACCGACGGGCGCGAGGACGTGGACCTCAACATCGCCCGCCTAGCCATCGATCCGGACTTCGCGGAAACCGAACTGCTGGTGGTCGCCGCCGCCGGCACGCACGAGCGGCTGGGTGGTGCGGTCCGTCAGGCCGCCGCCTTCTACCGCATGGCCGTCACCTTCGTGGCCGCTCCCGACGCCACCGACGCCTTCGAGGCGATGGCCGCCGCCCTGCCCCACGCCCGCGGCGAGCGGGTGCTGACGCTCTCCCCCTCCGTCCTGCCGACCGAAAAGGGCTGGCTGGCGGCGCTGGAGCGGGTGTCGCGCAAGTCCGGCGGGCCGGTGATGGTCAGCCCGACCCTGCTCTACGAGGACCATTCGATCCGCTTTGCCGGCATCATGGCGGTTGAGGATTCGGACGGCGCCAAGACCTTCGAGCGCCGCTTCGCCGGCTACCCGCGCGACTGGCTGAAGGAGCAGGACGCGGCGACGGTGGACGCCGCCGCCCCGGAATGCGCGCTGCTGCCCAAGGACGCGCTGGTCCGCGCGCTGGCTGCCATGGGCTCCTACATGGGGGCCGACCACAAGGGGCTGGATCTCTGCCTGCGCCTGCGCGCGCTGGGCGGGGCCTGCGTCTGGCTGCCCCGCGTCACTCTGGTGGCGCTGGACGAACAGCCGCGCGACGCGCACGCCGACCGCTGGCGCCGCGCCGGCGCCATGGTGGACCGCTGGAGCTTCGAGGACATCTGGTCCGCCCGCGCCGCCGCCTGA
- a CDS encoding class I SAM-dependent methyltransferase: protein MNEILTGRRLAVLRRNTDPRLEWLCAQIARNRFLPVPPPDRVFIGDGDFRAIGAEFLRHFVRVGGLKPKHRVLEIGCGIGRMAVPLTQYLDSSYDGVDIVEDGIRWCAETITPAYPEFRFRTLDVANALYNPGGAEDAAQTRLPFPDGGHDFVILTSVITHLRTAETVRYAAEIARVLKPGGRCFLSLFLVDARARDGIAKKTARPAFFEAAGPEFIADEANPNAAVAYSESFLLDTFAEQGLRPARPVLRGHWSGQRNAENFQDLLVLEKEAAR from the coding sequence ATGAACGAGATCCTTACCGGGCGCCGCCTCGCCGTCCTGCGCCGCAACACCGACCCCCGGCTGGAATGGCTGTGCGCGCAGATCGCCCGCAACCGCTTCCTGCCCGTGCCGCCGCCGGACCGCGTGTTCATCGGCGACGGCGATTTCCGGGCCATCGGGGCGGAATTCCTGCGCCACTTCGTGCGCGTCGGCGGGCTGAAGCCGAAGCACCGCGTGCTGGAGATCGGCTGCGGCATCGGCCGCATGGCCGTGCCGCTGACCCAGTATCTCGACTCCAGCTACGACGGCGTGGACATCGTCGAGGACGGCATCCGCTGGTGCGCGGAGACGATCACCCCGGCCTATCCGGAGTTTCGCTTTCGGACGCTCGACGTGGCGAATGCGCTCTACAACCCCGGAGGGGCGGAGGACGCGGCGCAGACCCGCCTGCCCTTCCCGGACGGCGGGCACGACTTCGTGATCCTGACTTCGGTCATCACCCATCTGCGGACAGCGGAGACGGTGCGCTACGCGGCGGAGATCGCCCGCGTGCTGAAGCCGGGCGGACGCTGCTTCCTCAGCCTGTTCCTGGTGGACGCCCGCGCGCGGGACGGCATCGCCAAGAAGACCGCCCGCCCGGCCTTCTTTGAGGCAGCCGGGCCGGAGTTCATCGCCGACGAGGCCAACCCGAACGCCGCCGTCGCCTACAGCGAGTCCTTCCTGCTGGACACCTTCGCGGAACAGGGGCTGCGCCCGGCGCGCCCGGTCCTGCGCGGCCACTGGAGCGGGCAGCGCAACGCCGAGAATTTCCAGGATCTCCTGGTTCTGGAAAAGGAGGCCGCCCGATGA